A genomic region of Desulfosarcina ovata subsp. ovata contains the following coding sequences:
- a CDS encoding molybdopterin dinucleotide binding domain-containing protein, whose product MSQTHKGIFTLSRRRFFKAGGTAAAALCANTAVSTTTEAARKPLDPREVQEAAATRRSPDARTVHSVCLACNARCGVRGVVRKGRLVNISGNPYHPYNMQFDPIAYDTPLEQSLAVTSPVCGKALDTPQHIYSPYRLRVPLKRSGPRGSGQFEPIAWPDLIREIAEGGTLFSHLGEDRHVPGIRELISDDPIDPQDPDLGPKRNGLVFLTGRLQSGRKEFIDRFVKKSVGSKNRIGHTDICGLGFRMGNFALSDGKAVELKADPKNADYILVFGANIYEALQPGINTYGAMVARRRADGELAFSIVDPRATRASVHARDWLAVKPGQDGALAMAMIRRMIETGRINRDYLGAPNPIAVKKRGYGALCNASHLVICDGRHPDDGAFLRMHHLNPNLDEAAGNDRVIFARDGKTPVASLSAAEAALDREAAVKDVAGKTLRVKTAYRLLKEAAFAHSLADYAAICGVDRSLIERVADEFASHGTRAAVTQYHGAGNYVNGTYAAYAIAALNALVGSVNMKGGYLTGGGGCGKPTGGLYDLKSFPGGVKARGVAISREKAVYEKSAEYRRKRAQGGSGYPSRRPWFAFTRGGLCVEALSGIDEQYPYAAKVLFTYLFNPVYSIPGGYRFASTLADPAKVPLHVSIDIAVNESNLYADYIVPDLSFAEGHYGWLTPHAPGLCFTGIRSPMVKPLTDATPDGRPICTETLLIDLATRLQLPGFGHAAIPDAGGGRHDLSRAEDFYLRAFANIADGAKITPAGEGEIATVEAEYPISAHRGILPDEQWRRVCRMLARGGVFKPYDALFEGDIFIKGLPEVHLYNESLARSRNTLTGRRFSGTPAYVVPADAGGNDFSELENVYPFTVVTYKTRLHTQSRSLWSVHAMEIQDENRVEMNSADCRQLGLVTGDRVRLASVSNPAGITGRVQATKLVRPGCVAVSFHFGHSGFGAGPLTVKNGADVFLGGAAVIGKDGRLVVEPGFAKGLNPNDVALLDERLGRTPMVDLVGGIPDFSSTRVRIEKMISKVA is encoded by the coding sequence CGGAACGGCCGCCGCCGCCCTTTGCGCCAATACCGCCGTTTCGACGACAACCGAAGCGGCCCGGAAGCCGCTGGATCCCCGCGAGGTGCAAGAGGCGGCCGCCACGCGCCGCTCGCCCGATGCCCGAACCGTCCATTCGGTCTGCCTGGCATGCAATGCCCGCTGCGGTGTGCGTGGTGTGGTCCGGAAGGGCCGGTTGGTCAACATCTCGGGCAACCCCTACCACCCCTACAACATGCAGTTCGATCCGATCGCCTACGATACGCCGCTGGAGCAATCCCTTGCCGTGACCAGCCCGGTGTGCGGCAAGGCCCTGGACACCCCCCAGCACATCTACAGCCCTTACCGGCTGCGCGTCCCCCTGAAACGATCCGGTCCCCGGGGATCGGGACAATTCGAGCCCATCGCCTGGCCGGATCTGATCAGGGAAATCGCCGAGGGAGGTACCCTTTTCAGCCATCTCGGAGAAGATCGCCATGTGCCCGGAATCCGTGAACTGATCAGCGACGATCCCATCGACCCGCAGGATCCCGACCTCGGCCCCAAGCGCAACGGCCTGGTTTTTCTCACCGGCCGCCTGCAGAGCGGCCGCAAGGAGTTCATCGACCGCTTCGTCAAAAAAAGCGTGGGATCGAAAAACCGCATCGGCCACACGGACATCTGCGGTCTTGGTTTCCGCATGGGCAATTTCGCCCTGAGCGACGGCAAGGCAGTGGAGTTGAAGGCCGACCCGAAAAACGCCGATTACATCCTGGTGTTCGGCGCCAACATCTACGAGGCCCTGCAGCCCGGCATAAACACATACGGAGCCATGGTGGCCCGCCGCCGGGCCGACGGCGAACTGGCGTTTTCCATCGTCGACCCCCGGGCCACGCGCGCCTCGGTCCACGCCCGGGATTGGCTGGCGGTCAAGCCGGGCCAGGACGGGGCCCTGGCCATGGCGATGATCCGGCGGATGATCGAAACCGGCCGGATCAACCGGGACTATCTTGGTGCGCCCAATCCGATTGCCGTGAAAAAAAGAGGCTATGGTGCGCTGTGCAATGCCAGCCACTTGGTCATCTGCGACGGCAGGCATCCGGATGACGGTGCGTTCCTGCGCATGCACCACCTGAATCCGAATCTGGACGAAGCCGCGGGCAACGATCGGGTGATCTTTGCTCGCGACGGAAAGACACCGGTCGCCTCACTTTCCGCAGCGGAGGCGGCGCTGGACCGGGAAGCGGCCGTCAAGGACGTCGCCGGCAAGACCCTTCGCGTAAAGACCGCCTACCGGCTGCTCAAGGAGGCTGCCTTTGCCCACTCCCTGGCCGACTATGCCGCCATCTGCGGCGTCGACCGCTCCCTGATCGAACGGGTGGCCGATGAGTTCGCGTCCCACGGCACCCGTGCGGCCGTCACCCAGTACCATGGCGCCGGCAACTATGTGAACGGCACCTATGCCGCCTACGCCATTGCCGCGTTGAACGCCCTGGTGGGCAGCGTGAACATGAAAGGCGGTTACCTGACCGGCGGCGGCGGATGTGGCAAGCCGACCGGCGGCCTCTACGACCTGAAAAGTTTTCCCGGCGGCGTCAAGGCGCGCGGCGTGGCCATCTCCCGGGAGAAGGCGGTCTATGAGAAGTCGGCCGAGTACCGGCGCAAGCGGGCGCAGGGCGGATCGGGCTACCCGTCCCGGCGGCCCTGGTTCGCCTTTACCCGCGGCGGGCTGTGTGTGGAGGCCTTGAGCGGCATTGACGAGCAGTACCCCTATGCGGCCAAAGTACTCTTCACCTACCTTTTCAATCCGGTGTACTCCATCCCCGGCGGATACCGGTTCGCCTCGACCCTGGCCGATCCGGCCAAGGTCCCCCTGCACGTTTCCATCGACATCGCCGTGAACGAGTCCAATCTCTACGCCGATTATATCGTTCCCGATCTCAGCTTTGCCGAGGGCCATTACGGCTGGCTCACGCCCCATGCACCGGGCCTTTGCTTTACCGGCATCCGCAGTCCGATGGTCAAGCCGCTGACGGACGCCACGCCGGACGGTCGCCCCATCTGCACGGAGACCCTGCTGATCGACCTGGCCACCCGCCTCCAACTGCCGGGATTCGGCCACGCCGCCATCCCCGATGCCGGGGGCGGCCGGCACGATCTCAGCCGGGCTGAGGATTTCTACCTGCGGGCCTTTGCCAACATCGCCGACGGCGCAAAAATCACACCGGCAGGAGAAGGGGAGATCGCCACCGTGGAAGCGGAATACCCCATTTCCGCCCACAGGGGAATCCTGCCGGACGAACAGTGGCGGCGGGTCTGCCGCATGCTTGCCCGCGGCGGTGTGTTCAAGCCGTACGATGCGTTGTTCGAAGGCGATATTTTCATCAAGGGCCTGCCGGAAGTGCATCTTTACAACGAATCGCTGGCCCGGTCGCGCAACACCCTTACCGGCCGGCGCTTTTCGGGCACACCGGCCTATGTCGTCCCGGCCGATGCCGGCGGAAACGATTTCAGCGAGTTGGAAAATGTGTATCCGTTTACCGTGGTGACCTATAAAACCCGGCTGCACACCCAGTCGCGCTCACTGTGGTCGGTCCATGCCATGGAGATTCAGGATGAGAACCGGGTTGAGATGAACAGCGCCGACTGCCGGCAACTGGGGCTTGTCACCGGAGACCGGGTCCGGCTGGCATCGGTAAGCAACCCGGCGGGAATCACGGGCCGCGTGCAGGCCACCAAACTGGTCCGCCCGGGGTGTGTGGCGGTCTCTTTTCATTTTGGCCACAGCGGGTTTGGTGCCGGGCCGTTGACCGTGAAAAATGGCGCCGATGTGTTTCTGGGCGGTGCGGCGGTGATCGGAAAGGACGGCCGCCTGGTTGTCGAGCCCGGTTTTGCCAAGGGGCTGAACCCCAACGACGTCGCTCTTTTGGACGAGCGGTTGGGCCGGACGCCCATGGTGGATTTGGTGGGCGGCATCCCGGATTTCAGCAGCACGCGGGTACGCATCGAGAAGATGATCTCCAAAGTTGCATAA